The proteins below come from a single Oncorhynchus keta strain PuntledgeMale-10-30-2019 chromosome 32, Oket_V2, whole genome shotgun sequence genomic window:
- the map3k3 gene encoding mitogen-activated protein kinase kinase kinase 3 isoform X1 has product MVNLCFHQTFSPIDERQALHSIMKDLVALQMTRRQPGPPYDTGKPKTLPKPAPAPAKRQDDVRIKFEFSGERRILMFGRPVQFEEIQQKVKTVFGQQLDLHYMNNELSIPLRGQDDLDKAIDLLDRSSKIKSIKILLLTQEQCNASPSPSPSSHHTVSKQVRIKASQSTGDVSTVYQPSEPRGRHLSTSSQNTGRSSPPPGYVPERQQRIARQGSYTSINSEGEFIPESDQCVLDPWSSAENSVSGSCQSLDSSSDSPSLRKSRMHRAKSYPDNRQQENVSDRENHVYDKVVGKGGTYPRRYHVSLHHKDHSEGRRTFPRIRRPQGNLFTLVPSRRSLNGSEESLGSWQLVDKQGRLRPQERPVAHKSPSAPMTWRRGKLLGQGAFGRVYLCYDVDTGRELAAKQVVFDPDSPDTSKEVSALECEIQLLKNLHHERIVQYYGSLRDHNEKTLTIFMEYMPGGSVKDQLKAYGALTENVTRKYTRQILEGMSYLHSNMIVHRDIKGANILRDSAGNVKLGDFGASKRLQTICMSGTGIRSVTGTPYWMSPEVISGEGYGRKADVWSLGCTVVEMLTEKPPWAEYEAMAAIFKIATQPTKPLLPSHTSDHTRDFIHRIFVEAKHRPSAEELLRHPFSQILC; this is encoded by the exons ATGGTAAATTTGTGTTTCCACCAAACGTTCTCCCCTATAGATGAGCGTCAGGCTCTCCACTCCATAATGAAGGACCTAGTGGCCCTCCAGATGACGAGGCGCCAGCCTGGGCCCCCTTATGACACGGGGAAACCCAAGACTCTGCCCaagcctgcccctgcccctgctaAGAGACAG GACGATGTCAGAATAAAGTTTGAGTtcagtggagagaggag GATACTGATGTTCGGGAGGCCTGTGCAGTTTGAAGAAATCCAACAGAAGGTCAAGACTGTCTTTGGCCAACAGCTAGACTTGCACTATATGAACAATGAG CTGTCCATCCCTCTGCGTGGTCAGGACGACCTGGACAAGGCCATTGACCTGCTGGACCGCAGCTCCAAGATTAAGAGCATCAAGATCTTGCTGCTGACGCAGGAGCAGTGCAAT gcgtccccctctccctctccctcttcccaccACACTGTGAGTAAGCAGGTGAGGATCAAAGCCTCCCAGTCCACGGGTGATGTCAGCACGGTGTACCAGCCCTCCGAGCCCAGGGGGCGCCACCTCTCCACCA GCTCTCAGAACACAGGCCGTAGCTCCCCCCCTCCAGGCTATGTCCCTGAGCGGCAGCAGAGGATCGCCCGCCAGGGCTCCTACACCAGCATCAACAGTGAGGGAGAGTTCATCCCAGAGAGTGACCAGTGT GTGCTGGACCCCTGGAGCAGTGCAGAGAACTCTGTCTCAGGAAGCTGCCAGTCGCTGGACAGTAGCTCAGACAG CCCCTCCCTGAGGAAGTCACGCATGCACCGAGCCAAGAGCTACCCTGATAACCGGCAGCAGGAGAACGTCTCTG aCCGGGAGAACCATGTGTATGATAAGGTGGTGGGGAAGGGAGGGACATACCCCCGCAGGTACCATGTCTCCCTGCATCACAAGGACCATAGTGAAG GTCGGAGAACGTTCCCGCGTATCCGTCGCCCCCAGGGTAACCTGTTCACCCTGGTGCCCTCACGGCGCTCCCTCAACGGCAGCGAGGAGAGTCTAGGCAGCTGGCAGCTAGTGGACAAGCAGGGCAGGCTCCGCCCACAGGAGCGCCCTGTCGCCCACAAGT CCCCCAGTGCTCCAATGACGTGGAGGCGGGGCAAGCTGCTGGGCCAGGGGGCGTTTGGGAGGGTTTACCTGTGTTACGATGTGGACACGGGACGGGAGCTGGCCGCCAAGCAGGTGGTGTTTGACCCGGACAGTCCTGACACCAGCAAG gaggTGAGTGCTCTGGAGTGTGAGATCCAGTTGTTAAAGAACCTCCACCACGAACGCATCGTCCAGTACTACGGCTCTCTGAGGGACCACAACGAAAAGACCCTCACCATCTTCATGGAGTACATGCCGGGG GGTTCAGTCAAAGACCAGTTGAAGGCCTACGGGGCGCTGACGGAAAACGTGACGCGGAAGTACACACGGCAGATCCTGGAGGGCATGTCCTATCTGCACAGCAACATGATCGTTCACCGTGACATCAAAG GTGCCAACATCCTGCGGGATTCGGCGGGAAACGTGAAGCTGGGAGATTTTGGCGCCAGCAAGAGGCTGCAGACCATCTGCATGTCTGGCACGGGCATCCGCTCGGTCACTGGCACCCCCTACTGGATGAGCCCCGAGGTGATCAGCGGAGAGGGCTACGGCAGGAAGGCTGACGTCTG GAGCCTGGGCTGCACAGTGGTGGAGATGCTGACAGAGAAGCCTCCCTGGGCCGAATACGAGGCCATGGCAGCCATCTTTAAGATCGCCACCCAGCCCACCAAACCCCTGCTGCCCTCACACACCTCGGACCACACCCGTGACTTCATCCACCGCATCTTTGTGGAGGCCAAGCACCGGCCCAGTGCTGAGGAGCTGCTCAGACACCCCTTCTCCCAGATCCTCTGCTGA
- the limd2 gene encoding LIM domain-containing protein 2 isoform X1, with protein MKTSAANDTAISHDNRNAPEDKPVQRSKSFSFKTPREVCSSCEKTVYPMERLVANNLIFHSACFCCKHCNTKLSLGTFAALSGDFYCKPHFQQLFKSKGNYDEGFGRKQHKELWTSKEGENITKTA; from the exons GACAACAGAAATGCCCCTGAAGATAAACCTGTCCAGCGCTCCAAA TCCTTCAGCTTCAAGACACCGAGGGAGGTGTGCTCGTCATGTGAGAAGACCGTCTACCCCATGGAGAGATTGGTGGCTAACAACCTGATATTCCACTCGGCCTGTTTCTGCTGCAAACACTGCAACACCAAACTCAG cctGGGCACATTTGCTGCCCTTTCGGGTGATTTCTACTGCAAGCCGCACTTCCAGCAGCTCTTCAAGAGCAAAGGCAACTATGATGAGGGCTTTGGCCGCAAGCAACACAAGGAGCTTTGGACCTCCAAGGAGGGAGAGAACATAACTAAGACTGCGTAG
- the map3k3 gene encoding mitogen-activated protein kinase kinase kinase 3 isoform X2 encodes MNERQALHSIMKDLVALQMTRRQPGPPYDTGKPKTLPKPAPAPAKRQDDVRIKFEFSGERRILMFGRPVQFEEIQQKVKTVFGQQLDLHYMNNELSIPLRGQDDLDKAIDLLDRSSKIKSIKILLLTQEQCNASPSPSPSSHHTVSKQVRIKASQSTGDVSTVYQPSEPRGRHLSTSSQNTGRSSPPPGYVPERQQRIARQGSYTSINSEGEFIPESDQCVLDPWSSAENSVSGSCQSLDSSSDSPSLRKSRMHRAKSYPDNRQQENVSDRENHVYDKVVGKGGTYPRRYHVSLHHKDHSEGRRTFPRIRRPQGNLFTLVPSRRSLNGSEESLGSWQLVDKQGRLRPQERPVAHKSPSAPMTWRRGKLLGQGAFGRVYLCYDVDTGRELAAKQVVFDPDSPDTSKEVSALECEIQLLKNLHHERIVQYYGSLRDHNEKTLTIFMEYMPGGSVKDQLKAYGALTENVTRKYTRQILEGMSYLHSNMIVHRDIKGANILRDSAGNVKLGDFGASKRLQTICMSGTGIRSVTGTPYWMSPEVISGEGYGRKADVWSLGCTVVEMLTEKPPWAEYEAMAAIFKIATQPTKPLLPSHTSDHTRDFIHRIFVEAKHRPSAEELLRHPFSQILC; translated from the exons ATGA ATGAGCGTCAGGCTCTCCACTCCATAATGAAGGACCTAGTGGCCCTCCAGATGACGAGGCGCCAGCCTGGGCCCCCTTATGACACGGGGAAACCCAAGACTCTGCCCaagcctgcccctgcccctgctaAGAGACAG GACGATGTCAGAATAAAGTTTGAGTtcagtggagagaggag GATACTGATGTTCGGGAGGCCTGTGCAGTTTGAAGAAATCCAACAGAAGGTCAAGACTGTCTTTGGCCAACAGCTAGACTTGCACTATATGAACAATGAG CTGTCCATCCCTCTGCGTGGTCAGGACGACCTGGACAAGGCCATTGACCTGCTGGACCGCAGCTCCAAGATTAAGAGCATCAAGATCTTGCTGCTGACGCAGGAGCAGTGCAAT gcgtccccctctccctctccctcttcccaccACACTGTGAGTAAGCAGGTGAGGATCAAAGCCTCCCAGTCCACGGGTGATGTCAGCACGGTGTACCAGCCCTCCGAGCCCAGGGGGCGCCACCTCTCCACCA GCTCTCAGAACACAGGCCGTAGCTCCCCCCCTCCAGGCTATGTCCCTGAGCGGCAGCAGAGGATCGCCCGCCAGGGCTCCTACACCAGCATCAACAGTGAGGGAGAGTTCATCCCAGAGAGTGACCAGTGT GTGCTGGACCCCTGGAGCAGTGCAGAGAACTCTGTCTCAGGAAGCTGCCAGTCGCTGGACAGTAGCTCAGACAG CCCCTCCCTGAGGAAGTCACGCATGCACCGAGCCAAGAGCTACCCTGATAACCGGCAGCAGGAGAACGTCTCTG aCCGGGAGAACCATGTGTATGATAAGGTGGTGGGGAAGGGAGGGACATACCCCCGCAGGTACCATGTCTCCCTGCATCACAAGGACCATAGTGAAG GTCGGAGAACGTTCCCGCGTATCCGTCGCCCCCAGGGTAACCTGTTCACCCTGGTGCCCTCACGGCGCTCCCTCAACGGCAGCGAGGAGAGTCTAGGCAGCTGGCAGCTAGTGGACAAGCAGGGCAGGCTCCGCCCACAGGAGCGCCCTGTCGCCCACAAGT CCCCCAGTGCTCCAATGACGTGGAGGCGGGGCAAGCTGCTGGGCCAGGGGGCGTTTGGGAGGGTTTACCTGTGTTACGATGTGGACACGGGACGGGAGCTGGCCGCCAAGCAGGTGGTGTTTGACCCGGACAGTCCTGACACCAGCAAG gaggTGAGTGCTCTGGAGTGTGAGATCCAGTTGTTAAAGAACCTCCACCACGAACGCATCGTCCAGTACTACGGCTCTCTGAGGGACCACAACGAAAAGACCCTCACCATCTTCATGGAGTACATGCCGGGG GGTTCAGTCAAAGACCAGTTGAAGGCCTACGGGGCGCTGACGGAAAACGTGACGCGGAAGTACACACGGCAGATCCTGGAGGGCATGTCCTATCTGCACAGCAACATGATCGTTCACCGTGACATCAAAG GTGCCAACATCCTGCGGGATTCGGCGGGAAACGTGAAGCTGGGAGATTTTGGCGCCAGCAAGAGGCTGCAGACCATCTGCATGTCTGGCACGGGCATCCGCTCGGTCACTGGCACCCCCTACTGGATGAGCCCCGAGGTGATCAGCGGAGAGGGCTACGGCAGGAAGGCTGACGTCTG GAGCCTGGGCTGCACAGTGGTGGAGATGCTGACAGAGAAGCCTCCCTGGGCCGAATACGAGGCCATGGCAGCCATCTTTAAGATCGCCACCCAGCCCACCAAACCCCTGCTGCCCTCACACACCTCGGACCACACCCGTGACTTCATCCACCGCATCTTTGTGGAGGCCAAGCACCGGCCCAGTGCTGAGGAGCTGCTCAGACACCCCTTCTCCCAGATCCTCTGCTGA
- the limd2 gene encoding LIM domain-containing protein 2 isoform X2, producing MDNRNAPEDKPVQRSKSFSFKTPREVCSSCEKTVYPMERLVANNLIFHSACFCCKHCNTKLSLGTFAALSGDFYCKPHFQQLFKSKGNYDEGFGRKQHKELWTSKEGENITKTA from the exons GACAACAGAAATGCCCCTGAAGATAAACCTGTCCAGCGCTCCAAA TCCTTCAGCTTCAAGACACCGAGGGAGGTGTGCTCGTCATGTGAGAAGACCGTCTACCCCATGGAGAGATTGGTGGCTAACAACCTGATATTCCACTCGGCCTGTTTCTGCTGCAAACACTGCAACACCAAACTCAG cctGGGCACATTTGCTGCCCTTTCGGGTGATTTCTACTGCAAGCCGCACTTCCAGCAGCTCTTCAAGAGCAAAGGCAACTATGATGAGGGCTTTGGCCGCAAGCAACACAAGGAGCTTTGGACCTCCAAGGAGGGAGAGAACATAACTAAGACTGCGTAG